One Polyodon spathula isolate WHYD16114869_AA chromosome 46, ASM1765450v1, whole genome shotgun sequence genomic window carries:
- the sstr3 gene encoding somatostatin receptor type 5 has translation MNLLNLTADVLLQLYNPGSPPCPFPDNLTSQNCTSGTSGGPSVSGVLIPLIYFTVCVIGLGGNTLVIHVVLRYSRTETVTNIYILNLALADELFMLGLPFLAVQNALSYWPFGTHMCRLVMTVDGINQFTSIFCLTVMSIDRYLAVVHPIRSSKWRKPRVAKAVNGTVWAFSFVVVLPVVVFANVPAGLGVCNIDWPQPADVWRATFIIYTSTLGFFGPLLVICLCYLLIVVKVRSAGKKVGTVASSKRKKSERKVTRMVVTVVALFVLCWLPFYALNIVNLVVSLPGEPRGVYFFVVVLSYANSCANPFVYGFLSENFKRGFRRALCRRASRKVESREARNGEARKRENEVQEEEAGEAGEEGEGGGGVEEEEEEEEATEMTQICRIAQNGNGRRTLLLQGTPGVSPKTGPDPSGKSSGVPGAARPPSTAPAPLKESVKVVAEPPAGEKSALLEISCL, from the coding sequence atgaaccTTCTGAACCTCACAGCCGACGTCCTGCTCCAGCTCTATAACCCCGGCTCCCCACCCTGCCCCTTCCCGGACAACCTGACCTCCCAGAACTGCACTAGCGGGACGTCCGGAGGCCCCAGTGTGAGCGGGGTCCTGATCCCCCTCATCTACTTCACCGTGTGCGTCATCGGGCTGGGCGGGAACACGCTGGTCATCCACGTGGTCCTCCGCTACTCCAGAACGGAGACCGTCACCAACATCTACATCCTGAACCTGGCGCTGGCTGACGAGCTCTTTATGCTGGGCTTGCCCTTCCTGGCCGTGCAGAACGCCCTCTCCTATTGGCCCTTCGGCACCCACATGTGCCGCTTGGTCATGACTGTGGACGGGATCAACCAGTTCACCAGCATCTTCTGCCTGACCGTCATGAGCATCGACCGCTACCTGGCTGTGGTCCATCCTATCCGCTCCTCCAAGTGGAGGAAGCCCCGAGTGGCCAAGGCGGTCAACGGCACGGTTTGGGCCTTCTCTTTCGTGGTGGTCCTGCCCGTGGTGGTCTTCGCCAACGTGCCAGCCGGCCTGGGGGTCTGCAACATCGACTGGCCCCAGCCGGCGGACGTCTGGCGGGCCACCTTCATCATCTACACCTCCACCTTGGGCTTCTTCGGCCCCCTGCTGGTTATCTGCCTGTGCTACCTGCTGATCGTGGTGAAGGTCCGCAGCGCTGGGAAGAAGGTGGGGACGGTGGCTTCTTCCAAGCGCAAGAAGTCGGAGCGGAAAGTCACGAGGATGGTGGTCACCGTGGTGGCGCTTTTCGTCCTCTGCTGGCTGCCGTTCTACGCCTTGAACATCGTCAACCTGGTGGTCTCGCTGCCCGGGGAGCCCCGGGGCGTCTACTTCTTCGTGGTGGTCCTGTCGTACGCCAACAGCTGCGCCAACCCCTTCGTCTACGGCTTCCTGTCCGAGAACTTCAAGAGAGGCTTTCGGAGGGCCCTCTGCCGCCGCGCCTCCAGGAAGGTGGAGAGCCGGGAGGCGCGAAACGGGGAAGCTAGGAAGAGGGAGAATGAGGTTCAGGAGGAGGAGGCTGGGGAGGCaggggaggaaggagaggggggaggaggggtggaggaggaggaggaggaggaggaagccaCAGAGATGACACAGATCTGCAGGATCGCCCAGAACGGAAACGGACGCAGGACGCTGCTGCTGCAAGGCACCCCTGGGGTGTCCCCCAAGACAGGCCCAGACCCCAGCGGGAAGAGTTCGGGGGTCCCCGGGGCCGCGCGGCCACCCTCGACCGCGCCGGCCCCCCTGAAAGAGAGTGTGAAAGTCGTCGCCGAGCCTCCAGCGGGAGAGAAGAGCGCCCTGCTGGAGATCAGCTGTCTGTAA